The genomic stretch TCTTCGATGAGGATCAGTTTTCTGATGCCCTTAAGCCTTCGCATCTTGTTGATGAAGACCTCCATAATGATGATGGTCACGATCGGAAACAGGATCTTGTGGTCTTTGATCGCATCGATCTCGAACACGATGAATCGTTTGGACAAAAGGTCAAGCTGCTTTTCTGAATTCAGCAGATAATCGTATTCCCCTCCTTTGTAGTAAGGTTCGAGAACATTCAGAAAGTTGGCGATATCAAAGTCTTTTTCCCTGACCTTCTTTTGTTCCAGGACTTTCTGATAGTCATCTTTCACATAATCATAGAATCCGTTGAAAGAGGGATAATGATGGTTGGTTTTAATTATTTCAATATATCCGCTGACCGCATTGGACAAAGCCACTTCCTCCGAACGGGTCGGCGGTTCGTCATCCCTTTTCCATAAAGTGAGGATCAGAGTCTTGATGCTCTCTCTTTTTTCGATGTCAAAGACACCGTCATCGGTATAGAACGGATTGAAAGCAATGGGATTCTCCTCAGTGTACGTAAAGTACACGCCGTCCTCCCCTTTTGTCTTGCCCTTGATCAGTTCGCACAAGCCCTGATAGGAATTTCCGGTATCTACCAATAGAACATGAGCACCCTGTTCATAATATTGTCTGACCATATGGTTGGTGAAAAAGGATTTACCACTTCCTGAAGGCCCCAAAATAAATTTGTTTCGGTTGGTGATGATCCCCTGCTTCATCGGCAGATCGGAGATATCCAGATGGATGGGTTTTCCTGTCAGTCTGTCAGCCATCTTGATCCCGAAGGGTGAAGGAGAATCCTGATAGTTGGTCTCTGCGGTGAAAAAGCAGAGGGCTGGTTCTATGAAGGTATAGAAGCTTTCTTCACTTGGGAAATCGCCGGCATTGCCTGGTATTCCTGCCCAATAAAGGGTTGCCGTGTCCATCGTATTGTGGCGTGGCTTGCATTCCATCAGTGCCAATGCACTTCCGGTGTCATTCTTGAGCCGTTTCAATTCTGAAGGACTGTCTGACCATGACATCACGTTGAAATGGGCGCGGATGGATTGCAGACCATAAGAATGGGCTTCATTGAGGTATTTCTCTATCCATTCCTTGTTGATCTGGTTCGCCCTGCTGTATCTTGCCAACGAATGCATATTTCTGGCTGACTTTTCAAATTGGCGAAGGTTCTCATCGCTGTTATCAATGAACAGATACTGATTGTAAATGTGATCGCAGCTCAACAGAAGTCCTACTGGCGAGGCAAAGGAAAGCAGACAGTCACTGCGGTCGGTACTCAGTTTTTCATACCGGCTGTGTGATGAGACAGTGCCTGGCAGATCATCGGTATCGGATAAAGTATGCATACTGATGCGGTTATTGCCTATACGCATTTCTTCTGATCCGAGTTTGATATCTTGTAGAGAAGGATTGGTTTCTCTTGACAGGGTCAGGTACTGTTCGAGTATTCCCGATTGATCCGCAGTTCCTGAGATCTCATCTTCGGTCATCCGTTCCAGATGGACATAGCCGCTGTCATTCATAATTCTTTCCATCTGGTCAACGGATTCTAAAAAGCGACTGATAACTTCTTTGTCTTTGATCTCCTTTGGGATCAGTTTGCCTTTGCATAGAGATGAGAAGTTGCTCTGCATCCGCATTCTCTCTTTACTGGTTTTCGTGATGAACAGATAACAGTAATGGTTTAAGAAAGGCCTCTCATTGAAATGTCTCTCAAAAGATTTTGACAGAAAGCTCTGGTCTTCTCTTGATAAATCAGGATTGTAGTTTTCTTTGATAAACCAGTCCTGTTTATGAACAACCGTAAAATCAGGCAGGGTCTTGACAGCCTTGAACCAGGCTGAATGCATCGCTTCATATTCTGCCGATGCCACCGTAAAGAGTTCAGGTAGCCTGACCTTGAAACAAACCGTGACATCCGCATCTTTTGAAATGATACAGTCGTTCTCTATCGCAAGCAGTGGAAATTTACTTGCCAGCGTTGCGGCTTTAGAAGTATTTCTCATGCCGAAACTTTTTGACGGTTGCTTTTGAGGTAGCGGTAGATGCATTTGCGACTGATGATGTATCTGGGATGCTTCTTTTGAGCTCCCAATTTCATCAGTCCGTGCTCACCGTACTTTCCATTCAATAAGAAGGTCTGCCAGATTAGTATGGCACTACTTGCTCCACCAGTCATAAGGCAGAGATAGGTATCGACGCCAGCCATGTACATGACCATCACACATACGAGTATCCCCAATAGACCTCCTGCAAAAATGAACAGGTATTGTGCTTTCAGTCCTTTGAACTCGACCGTTCTTCCGATGCCTTTGTTGATATGATAAGTATTCATAGTAACAAAATTTAAAGGAAGAATGAACGGAGGATCGTTGCTGCGACGATCAGAAAGATACACGCTCCAAACCAGCTGGCAGCGGTCTTGCTGGTGTCGGGATCACCACTGCTGAATTTGTTATACACCTTGACACCACCGATCAGTCCGACAACGGCTCCAATAGCATAGATCAGCTGTGTGGCGGGTTCAAAATAAGAGGTTACCATCTGGGTGGCCTCATTAATTCCGGCGGTTCCGTTGCCCTGGGCATAAGCTAAAGATCCACTTAACGTTGCAAGGATAATCAGTCCTAGGCTTTTTTGTTTCTTCATGACTTTTTACATTAATTGTTTTACTTGGTTTCGCACGATGCGTTATCCTGTAGCAAAAGTCTTATAGATACTAACCAAAGCCCCGATATGGAATCGAAAGGTATTACTTGGCAACCTGTAGCGTTAAGATTAAATTAAAAACATTATCTTTTGTCTTTAAAAACTAATCAATCATTTAGAAACAAATGCAACTACATTTTATCTGGGTCAATCATTATAATAGTTTAAAAAAAACAGGCATTAATCTTTCATCACAATTTCTTATTTCACTAATAGAGAAAGATGGAAAACATGTAGTAACAATAGACCATAATAACAATTATATCAGTGATTTTATCGAAGAAAAAAATATTATAAATGTCAATGCTATCATTGGAAAAAACGGCGCCGGAAAGTCCAGTGTTCTGCGGTACATAAAAAATCATTTACCTCAGGGTATCAACACAAGAATTAAAGATGATCTGTTCATTTATTCAGACAGCAACAGTGATGGATCACAAAACTTCTTTATAGCATTACCTCAATCCATGTCCTTAGAATTAATTAATAACACCTCAATCCGATTTAATATCAAGACGTATAAAAATTTTCGTGACATTGCGCCAAATAACTGCACCTATATCTATTATCAGTATTTGCTGGAGTACAATGAAGATCATACCAATTGGGGAGGCCTGAATAATATTTCAACTTCGGCAATGCTACAGAATGAAAGGGTCCGACTTTTACTGGACATTCATTCTTTGCAAAATAATCAGCAACTTTTGATGAGAACGACTGATCTGGAATTCTTATACCTTCAAGAGGTTCTACAGGCCATAGTCTTTATTACTCATTCCAACGTAAAATTGCCGTTTAAAAAACCAGAATCCCTTCTTGTAAGAATAGATGACTCAGAAAGAAATTATTTTTCCATAGAAAACAGCCAGCATAAGGATGTCTATGAACTACTCGATGTATTGAGTCGAATTGCTCCGAAACATCGTGATAAAAACAAACGTTTTATAAGCGAACTGCTGGAGGCTATTCTTCTAAATTTTCTTATTACAGACAGGAAATACAGCGCCAATAATCCTTACCAATATACTGTCAAAGTTGAGGATGGTGAAAATAGGGACGAATATATTCTACGTTTTTTCCAATCGATGAAAAATTTTTCCTATTGGGATGAAAATCGCAAAGTTGAAATTGGAATTCAAAGATTTGACGAACTGTCACAAGAAGTCCCCTACTTTATTTACCTTGTTTCCAACATGTTGGAAAAAGGGGCTATTGCAGTCAATAAAGATAGAAGTGCCTCCTTCAAATTAGACTTCAAAGCTGAAGATGATTTCAGATCATTCCAGCAATCTTACATCAGAGTTAAAGGGATGGTTCCTTTTTTAAATTTTAGATGGCGCTCCCTTAGCTCAGGTGAACAGTCATATTTATCCTTTATCTCCAGATTTTATTCGTTGGTACATGATCGGTCAAATACACTGAAAAAAGATCTGTTCATTATGATCGACGAAGGAGATACGGGTTATCATCCGGATTGGCAACGAAAGTTTTTTAAGAATACGCTGAAATTCTTAAGTGAGACTTTTATCGACCATCGAATTCAGGTTATCTTTACATCCAATACCCCATTTTTAACCTCGGATCTTTTAAAGAGTAATATACTTTTTACTCAAAAGTCAAAAAATGATTCGTCTGTTTTTTTAAGTAAAGACAATTCTAACGAAAGCACCTTTGCAGCGAATATTCACACATTATTCTCTGATTCCTTTTACATGGACGGCGTTCTTATTGGTGAATATGCCAAAGAGAAGATCAATAAGATCATTGAATATATTAATGACCCGGAAACAAAAGATCCAAAAAAAAATTATAAAATTATCATTGATAATATCGGTGAGCCTATTTTAAGAAAGAAATTGCAAGATATGTGGCAGGAAAAATTTGGTCTTCGCGAAGAACTTGAATTATTGAAAAAACGTATTCGGGAGGTGGAAGAAGAATTGAAAAATACAAAAATTTCAACCCAAAAGAAAAAATAAGCACTATGATTAAAATTCCACACAGCTCGACTGATCTGGATAAAATGGCAATGGTATTTTATCGTGATATTGAGAAGGAAATGAATCTTCGACACCATCTCAACACCTGGGCGGCAGGACATATATTAAAACCGCTTATGGATTTAATTTTGGCGGATCTTCTTAATATTATAATTGGTAAACCTGATCAATTAGAAACTATTGCTCAAACGCTTGAGCCACACATCCAAATTGCAAAAGCAAAGTACAAAACAGGCAATCCAACGTTGACAGATGCTAAGATCAATGGATGGTTTAAATCAGAAATGTTTAAAGTATTTAATTATAGTTCTAATGACGATTCATTTATAAAAAAAGATGAAGGAGCTGTTGCATACAGACATGCGAAAAGGCTAGAAATGAACACCTGCCCTTATTGCAATTCTAATTTTACCTATACTATTAGAAATAAGAGGATGAAGTCCCGTCCCCAATTTGATCATTTTCTAAAAAAAGATAAATACCCTTTCTTTGCTCTTTCTTTCTACAATCTGGTACCCAGCTGCGCGCTGTGTAATTCAGGTGCTTTAAAAGGCAGCAAACTTTTTTCTCATAAAACTCATCTTCATCCTTTTATTGAGTCTATTGATCAAGTGTATCAATTCAGAACAAAAGTAACAGCGGTTGATTTTCTGGTATCGGGTGCTGATTTTGAATTAAAAATGGTTCTATGTGACAAGGTTAAACCTACGGATTTATTAGCACAAAAAGCAAAAAAGAACTTGGAGGTTTTTGCTCTGAATGATCGATACCGTTATCATAAAGATATAGCGGAGGCAGTGATTAAAAATTCTCATATTTATTCTAATACGACAATTTCAGATTTATATAGATCCTTCAAGATAGGCAAGAAGCATATTTTTAGTTCTGAACTTGAAATTAAAGAGCTTATTGTCGGAAACTTTCTAAATCCTGATAACTTTCATCAGAGAATTCATTCGAAACTTGTACGCGATATAGCAGATGAGTTTGGACTTGTGGTCTAATGGGAGAAATGAAAGACATAAGGGAGTTAAATAAACTCCCCGATGTCGAAATCATCCCAATCATCCTTGACCAATGTTGAAGCATTATTCTTGGATTCTTCTGACAACGCATTTTCCAAAAGCATGGCAATCTTTTGAGCAGCACTTTGAGTAGAAATCTCAAGCAGATTGAACAATTCAGTTCCGTGAAGCTTGCGAACAATGGCAGCTGTCGTTTCCTTTTGACGATGGTCCCAATGATCATTCTGGAGCAATGCGCCTACAGTGCTAAGTTCTTCAAAGGAAACCCCTTGGGCTAAACTGATATCATCACTGGATGCTATATTCTTCTGCCATTCTTCTTCATCTTCAATCCAATCAGATTCATCTTCCACAATCGATGCCCCTTCTTTATTAAAAGGTTGAATGCCGGGTTGGATTTTTGTATCTTCAACAACTAAATTACGTTCTGATATTTGTACTATTTCACGATGAATATTAGTGGTTGATTTTGGTACCAGTTGGCGGTCTTCAGACTTGATATCCCTAGTCGGTCCTGATCGGTTTTTTCCCGATACATCTCTTTCAGGTCGTTGATTAAGGTTTTTTGAAAGCTGAAATTTGTCGATTACCAGCAGTATAATGATGGTGATGAGGCTTAAAATTATTAAAATTTCCATATTACATGATCGGTTTATGTTTTTCGTTGTAGCTTTTGACGATCTGTTCGGCAAATTCCTGAAAATGATGTTCAAGCAAATTGTCGAGATATGCATAAATGCTGATCTTGTCCTCTCCTATGACTTGTATAATCCTAGACAGCTTTTCGTGAAATTCTGGGCGGATATATACTGTTTTGCCATCTCTAGCATTTGTATCTCTCTTTTTAAAGAAAATTTGGTCATAGTTCATCTCCATACTTTTCTTAGGCTTAGGTTTGCTGTCCTTTGATGAAGATGTAAGATTACCTGTATTCTTTGATATGTTTTGTTCTAGGGTTTCATCCTTAAGACTTTGGGAAGAATACAGACCTTCTTTACGCACTCCATCGACCATCAGGTTCATCATTTCGTATTCATTGATCTCCTGACCGGATTTCATTTTTTTCTGATCTTCCATCGACTTAAATTTTGATGATATTCAGAAACTCTTTTACGAATTTATCCAAGTGAAAACTCTTCATCAGCTTTTCGTCAGGAGGTAATAATGTGGATCTGAATACTGTTTTACTTTCTGCTTCACTTTCCTTTCTGAATCGTGTACTGTTCTTGATCTGACTCTCCATTAATTTCAAACCCAATTGATCAATAAGTTTGTTGTAGATGTTATATAATGGGGTACTTTCCCTACCATCCACCTGATTCCAAAATAGATGAACAGATTTAATCGAACTTTCCCCTTTCTTCATGATAATATCTTGCAGGAGCTGTGAGAAGATCAAGGTACTTTCCATCACGACACGATCGGCGTTGATTGGCGTAAAAACATGGTGCATTCCGGCAAGAGCATTTAAGATACCAGGCGTATTGACTGTTCCTGGCAAGTCAAAAAATATCAGATCGAATGGTATTGAGGAACTTTCGATTAGTTTATCGGCTGCTTCCAGTACATGGTCTGCTTTTTCTTGCATAATGGGATAGGCTTTTTTACTGATAGTTGTAAATTGTTTATAAGCCTGTTTCTTTAGAAATTCGTTTTCCATTACCATCGCAAGGTCCCGTGATTTCATTTTCATCAGGCTGTGCTGTGGAAAATCAGCGTCAAAAACGGCTACATTGTAGCCTAAGCGGTAATGAAGTGTACTGGCTAATAATGCAGTAAATGTACTCTTTCCCACACCTCCTTTCTGTGATGAAAAGGCAATGTATAAGGTCTCTTTGTGTGTACTCATAACAATATGTATGTATTTATTTATAGATATTTATATTTTTATCTGTACCATCATTTTTCGGCAGATAGCTATTTAACATTATAATTGGCTGCATAGAGTTATTATTAGATACCGTATAGACTATTTAAACATATAGTGAAATGCTCAAATGATGATATTGCTGAAGATCTTTGTAATCATTTTCTTAGTATCGTACTCCAATACATTTAAATCAAAACAATTAATTACTGTGCTATATTTATATGGTTTTACATAACCAAATCACAACTGCTTCACCTAATTAATGACATCGTGACGTAACTACTTATCTGCGCTATTATCTTTCATTGTCTGTGCGAAGTAATGCAGACAGATACTTATGATTCAAATTATGGAACTGTTTGGCTCTGAACGTCATTCTTTGACCTTATTATGAAGCAGTATTCTCAGCCAGTTTAGATTTTACTTTGCTAAATAATTGTTTCTGAATGAGCTGTAATATGTACGAAGGGTCAACGAATGCTATTAAGACTGAGAAATGAATGATGGTTTCATCGACCATCACTTTCGATTCGTATTGTTGGTGTTCGCAGGAACACGGCAAGTTGTGTTTTGAGCATCTCGAAACTTTTTCGGATGCTCAAAACAACTTGCCCTGCCGGGAGCTTAAAAACACTCTCCGAAGTCGAGGTTTTACAAATAATACAATCGATAGTTATGGAAAGATCGAATAAAAAAATAATAAAGAAAACAGGGCGTCATCCTAAGCTTGATCCTGCTAATATCCGCTATACAATTTCTTTCAATCAAAAAGAGCATCTCAGTTTTTTGAAGCTTTTCGAGCAGTCTGGAATGAAGGTTAAAGCACATTTCATTACTGCCTGTATATTTCAGAAGCCGGTGAAAACCATCAAAGTCGACAAAGGAACAGTTGATTTTTATATGAGATTAACGTCTTTTCACAGTCAGTTTAGAGCCATTGGTGTTAATTATAATCAAATCGTCAAATTGCTTTACAGCCGCTTTACCGAGAAAAAGGCAGCTGCTTTTCTGTTTAAGCTGGAAAAAGAGACTGCCCTTTTAGCTGCTTTATGTCAGGATATTATCAAAATAAGTGAAGCTTTTGATGATAGATATTTAAATACCGAGGAAGACCAATGATCGCAAAGATTGGAAGAAGCAGTAATCTCTATGGCGCACTGGCTTATAATCAGGTCAAGGTTGAAAAGGAAAAGGGAGCAATATTGCTGTTACATAATATGATCGAGACTGCTGATGGACAATATTCGGTGAGGCAATTGCTTCGGTCTTTCGAACCTTATTTGATTGCCAACCGAAATACGGAGAAATCTACTTTGCATATTTCTTTAAATCCGAATCCTAAAGATCAGGTCAGTGATGAACAATTCGGACAAATTTCATCGGAATATATGAGTCAGATGGGTTATGGTGAACAGCCGTTCGTCGTATTCAAACATAGCGATATTGAGAGAAGCCATATTCATATCGTGACGGTATGTGTTGATGAGAATGGGAAAAAAATTTCGGATCAATTTGAGAAAGTTCGATCGATGAATGTATGTCGGGAACTGGAAAGAATACACGGACTCATACCAGCCACAGATCAAGTGCGTCATCAAAATGACAAGGTATTTCGGCCTGTAGACTACCGGGCAGGTGATGTGAAAAATCAGATTGCTTCGGTCATAAGACACTTGCCAGACATCTATCATTTTAAGACAATAGGAGAATACAACGTTCTGCTTTCTTTGTTCAACATTACGATCGAAAAAGTAGAAGTATCATCACAGGAAAACACTCGGGGTGGTCTGCTATACATTGCATTAGACGAGAAAGGACACAGAGCAGGTCATCCGTTCAAAGCTTCGCTGTTCGGAAAAAAAGCAGGACTCCCGGCATTGGAGCTTCACTTTTTAAAGTCCAGAGAAGATTGGAAACATCAACAGCCTAAGAGCAATTTAAAAGCTATCCTTACCTCCGCCCTTAGATCGACAAATGATGAGCAGTCTTTTAAAAAGCGATTGTTAAGTGAGGATATTGATGTTTTCATACGCCGCAATGATTCTGGTCGTATTTACGGTATCTCTTTTATAGACCATCGCTCAAAAACCGTTTTTAACGGTTCAAATGTATCAAAGGAATTGTCTGCCAATATGATTAATGAATACTGGAAGAGTAATGAAAAACCAGATCTGAAAGAACCTGTAGAGCAGCAAAATAATCAGGTCTATAAGACTGAGACTTCGGTGCGCGAACCGCATTATTTGTTTGACTTTTTATCTTCGGATCAAAGCGGTAGCAACCTGTTGGAAGCGCTCGGCAGTCTATTGCCGGAAACACATGGAGAAGATTATGAGGAACAGGATTTTGAGAATAGGATGAAAAAGAAGCGCAAATATCAAAGAGGAAATCGCCGGTAATCAGACAATGGCAGCTTATCAGCGACACGACCTGCCAGATTTTCCAAGGTGCTCGAGCAAGCCATTAGTTTTACGACGAATCATAAAATTTAACGTATGCAGGGAGAAGATGATTTAAGAGGGCTTGCCAAAATCATGGCCTTTATGCGAGCGGTCAGTATTTTATTGGTGCTGATGCATCTTTACTGGTTTTGCTATGGTTTTTTTTCAGAACGGGGATGGACCTTGGAACTGATCAACAAAATATTGGACAATTTTGAAAGGACAGCCGCTTTGTTTTCACATCCTCTTTACACCAAATCATTTGCATTTGTACTGCTAGCACTAAGTTGTCTGGGTACAAAAGGCGTGAAGAATCACAAGATCAGCTGGGCTAAGATTTCTATGGCATTGGGAATCGGCCTCATATTCTTCTTCTTAAATACACCATTACTGAAGCTGCCCAAACCAATAGGTCTTCATTTATATATTTTAACAATCGCGTTAGGCTATATTGCCTTGCTGATGGCCGGGGTATGGATGAGCCGGCTGCTGCGTATGAATTTAATGGAGGATGTTTTCAACAATGAAAACGAGAGCTTTCAGCAGGAGACCAAACTGATGGAAAACGAATATTCTGTCAATCTTCCAACGAAATACTATTACCAAGGCCGGTGGAACAATGGCTGGATCAATGTGGTCAATCCCTTTCGTGCTACCATCGTGCTAGGCACTCCAGGATCGGGAAAAAGCTATGCCGTGGTTAACAATTACATCAAACAGCATATCGAGAAAGGTTTCTCCATGTATATCTACGATTTCAAGTTCGATGATCTATCTACCATTGCTTACAATCATTTGTTGTATCATCAGCATCAGTATAAGGTTGAGCCAAAGTTCTATGTCATCAACTTTGACGATCCTCGAAGAAGCCACCGTTGTAATCCTCTCAATCCTAATTTTATGACAGATATATCGGATGCCTACGAAGCAGCCTATACTATCATGTTGAATCTGAACCGAAGCTGGATCCAGAAACAGGGTGATTTCTTTGTGGAATCTCCTATCATTCTCCTGGCAGCCATCATTTGGTTCTTGAAGATCTATGAGGACGGAAGATATTGTACATTTCCCCACGCCATTGAACTGTTGAATAAAAGATATGCAGATGTTTTTACCATCTTAACCTCATATCCGGATCTGGAAAACTACCTCTCCCCTTTTATGGATGCATGGCAGGGGGGCGCTCAGGACCAATTACAGGGGCAGATTGCATCGGCTAAAATTCCACTGTCTCGAATGATAAGTCCGCAGTTGTATTGGGTGATGACGGGAGATGATTTTTCTTTGGACATCAACAATCCAAAGGAACCAAAAATATTATGTGTCGGAAACAATCCGGATCGTCAGAATATTTATTCGGCCGCACTGGGTCTTTACAATTCCCGAATTGTCAAATTAATTAATAAAAAAGGGCAACTGAAAAGTTCCGTGATTATTGACGAGCTTCCCACGATCTATTTTAGAGGACTGGATAATTTAATCGCAACTGCACGTTCCAATAAGGTGGCTGTATGCCTAGGCTTTCAGGATTTTTCTCAACTGACAAGAGATTATGGGGATAAAGAAAGTAAGGTCATCCAAAATACCGTGGGCAATATTTTCAGCGGCCAAGTAGTTGGAGAAACAGCGAAGAACCTTTCTGAACGGTTTGGCAAGGTTTTACAGAAAAGACAAAGTATGACCATTAACAGAAATGACACGTCGACTTCGATATCGACCCAGCTGGACAGCCTCATTCCGGCATCGAAGATCTCGACATTGACCCAGGGTATGTTCGTCGGTGCGGTTTCCGACAACTTTGATGAACGGATTGAACAGAAAATTTTTCATGGTGAAATTGTCTTGGATAATGAGAAAGTGACCCGGGAAACAAAAGCCTATCAGCCCATTCCGTTGATAGCTTCCTTTACAGATCAAGATGGCAATGATCTTATGAAACAAACGATTGATGAGAACTACAGGATGATCAAATCAGATGTCTTCAACATCATCGAAAGTGAATGGGACAGGATCAGAAATGACCCTAACCTGCAACATCTATTACCTCCATCATAAACATGATATTGGAAAGCTTCTAATACTTCGGTAAGTATTGGAAGCTTTTCTTTATT from Chryseobacterium indologenes encodes the following:
- the mobC gene encoding conjugal transfer protein MobC, whose amino-acid sequence is MQGEDDLRGLAKIMAFMRAVSILLVLMHLYWFCYGFFSERGWTLELINKILDNFERTAALFSHPLYTKSFAFVLLALSCLGTKGVKNHKISWAKISMALGIGLIFFFLNTPLLKLPKPIGLHLYILTIALGYIALLMAGVWMSRLLRMNLMEDVFNNENESFQQETKLMENEYSVNLPTKYYYQGRWNNGWINVVNPFRATIVLGTPGSGKSYAVVNNYIKQHIEKGFSMYIYDFKFDDLSTIAYNHLLYHQHQYKVEPKFYVINFDDPRRSHRCNPLNPNFMTDISDAYEAAYTIMLNLNRSWIQKQGDFFVESPIILLAAIIWFLKIYEDGRYCTFPHAIELLNKRYADVFTILTSYPDLENYLSPFMDAWQGGAQDQLQGQIASAKIPLSRMISPQLYWVMTGDDFSLDINNPKEPKILCVGNNPDRQNIYSAALGLYNSRIVKLINKKGQLKSSVIIDELPTIYFRGLDNLIATARSNKVAVCLGFQDFSQLTRDYGDKESKVIQNTVGNIFSGQVVGETAKNLSERFGKVLQKRQSMTINRNDTSTSISTQLDSLIPASKISTLTQGMFVGAVSDNFDERIEQKIFHGEIVLDNEKVTRETKAYQPIPLIASFTDQDGNDLMKQTIDENYRMIKSDVFNIIESEWDRIRNDPNLQHLLPPS